The following coding sequences are from one Macaca nemestrina isolate mMacNem1 chromosome 1, mMacNem.hap1, whole genome shotgun sequence window:
- the LOC139362050 gene encoding diphthamide biosynthesis protein 3-like, producing the protein MAVFHDEVEIEDFQHDEDSETYFYPCPCGDNFSITKEDLENGDNVAMCPSCSLIIKGIYDKDPFVCAETVPAPLANIELVKC; encoded by the coding sequence ATGGCAGTGTTTCATGACGAGGTAGAAATAGAGGACTTCCAACATGATGAGGACTCGGAGACATATTTCTATCCCTGCCCATGTGGAGATAACTTCTCCATTACCAAGGAAGATTTGGAGAATGGGGACAACGTGGCAATGTGTCCTAGCTGCTCTCTCATTATAAAAGGGATTTATGACAAAGATCCGTTTGTGTGTGCAGAAACAGTCCCAGCCCCTTTAGCCAACATAGAACTAGTTAAGTGCTGA